The region GGAACATACGCTGGGAGAAGGTTTCCATGGTCTTTCAGGGCGCCATGAATACCCTCACTCCCGTTTACACAATAGGCAAACAGATGATGGAGACTTTGCAGGAACACAGGGAGATGGAGAGGGAAGAAGCGAGAAAGAGAATAGAGAAGTATCTCAACCTCGTTGGACTCTCAGGCGATATAGTGAAGAGATATCCACATGAACTCTCGGGAGGAATGAAGCAGAGAATCGCCATCGCCACCGCCCTCTTTCTCGAACCGAAGGTAATAATCTGTGACGAACCTACCACAGCCCTGGATGTTATAGTGCAGGCCCAGATAATAAACCTCCTCAAAGACCTCAAGGAGAAGCTAGACCTTTCATTCATTTTCATAACTCACGACCTCGCAACGGAGGCGGAGGTGTCAGACAGGATAGCAGTTATGTATGCCGGAAAGATAGTGGAGATAGGAACAAACCAGCAGATATACGGAGAACAGGGTCCCTGTCATCCGTATACTAGAAACTTGCTCGCTGCAACTCCCAGACTTCACGCAAAGGTAAATGAACTATCCTTCATCCCCGGTGCTCCTCCTGATCTACTGGAACCTCCATCGGGTTGCAGATTTCATCCGAGATGTACCCTCGCTATGGATAAGTGCAAAGAAGAAGAACCACCCCTTATAGAGATTGAAAAGGAACACATGGTGGCCTGCTGGAGGTGTGAGAAGAGATGACCGAAAAGATCGTTGAAGTGAAAGACCTTCAGAAGTGGTTTCCAATAAGAAGAAGCATATCCCAGTTCTTCAAGGGTGAACACAGTTATGTGAAGGCCGTTGACGGTATATCCTTCTCAATAAAGAGGGGTGAGATATTCGGTCTTGTCGGAGAGTCAGGATGTGGAAAGACCACGACGGGAAAACTAATCATGAAACTCCTTGAGCCTACAGGCGGAACCATGTTTCTGAATGGAGAGGATGTCACTCATATAGAGAA is a window of Mesotoga sp. BH458_6_3_2_1 DNA encoding:
- a CDS encoding ABC transporter ATP-binding protein, translating into LKLYYYTSKGVVKAVDDISFSLKKGETLGLVGESGCGKTTTGFALLKMPTPPGKIAGGKIVLDGIDITPLRENEMRRNIRWEKVSMVFQGAMNTLTPVYTIGKQMMETLQEHREMEREEARKRIEKYLNLVGLSGDIVKRYPHELSGGMKQRIAIATALFLEPKVIICDEPTTALDVIVQAQIINLLKDLKEKLDLSFIFITHDLATEAEVSDRIAVMYAGKIVEIGTNQQIYGEQGPCHPYTRNLLAATPRLHAKVNELSFIPGAPPDLLEPPSGCRFHPRCTLAMDKCKEEEPPLIEIEKEHMVACWRCEKR